The Cotesia glomerata isolate CgM1 linkage group LG9, MPM_Cglom_v2.3, whole genome shotgun sequence region AGAGACTGATAGACAAAGTCTGGTTGTGAGTCACAATCGGAATTTTCTTCATCGTCGTTATAGAGAAAAAATATACCAacgtttgatattttttcaagatttatCGCCTCcggtttcttttttaattcttttccacttgaagttgaataaaaatagTGAAGTCTTTCTACAACGAAACGGTAGCGTAGAAGCTATACGAGAGTTTACTTCTATCGATTAACAATTAAAGTTATATCCTTCGTGCAACAcagtaaaaaagaaattggtgAGAAAcctggataattttttttctgcaattTGATTAATGATAGGTTTCAGATTTCAGACTTCTGAGAAAACCAAAATaaccaataaataatttattcttgtaTTTCACTCGATGTACGTGCGCCGATAAAATACTATGGTAAAGTattattcagaaaaaaatattcaagagtTTACTGATACAATATAagagatattaaataaaaagtaatataaCGTAACAGTAAAGCAAGAAAAATTGCTAAAAGTAActtaaaggaaattttttgattgaacAGATTTTATTTCGAGTTAGCTTTAATTTTggcataattatttttttctgatattGAATGATAATGTTTATTTACAGAAAATTGTGAATTTATTCATTCTAAATTATGTGGTTTGCAAGATTAGGAATAGTCAAATGGTATTTCAAATTCATAAACACCTTTTCACAAGTGATTCATATAGGGCGATTGTCATGTTTATATTCCTCAATATGAtcatttatatgataaataatattaaaaatgtgctatttttcagtgatattATTGGGTATATTCCGCTAATAGCAGTgagattatcaaaaattaattttatttatgcatcaaagaaaaaaaataaatgaactgTGATTTCAATTCTTAATcccgttaaaaaattaaaattttcatctaGTAAGATAatcattttaacaatattttcttGCAACAGCTTGACTGAAAGTAAACTGTATATGCATCAACCCATCAGTACTcacactaaaatttttttctctcacaACAATACTCAATTTGTAAGATGTCACTGCAGTTCAAGTGCTACACTAAAAAACATACAAGTTCTGATGGGTTAATTAAATAGTGATCTTTAGgtaataatagttattttctaataataatagttattggCTATCCAGCctaatacaacaatttttttatttctcttatTTTTCGTAATATTGTTAGCCTGTATTAAACCagtctttagaaaaaataaatattaaaataatagttattaatagtTAGAATTCTAAGAAAATAAGGCAAGTTCGAAATCGGTTggttggttcgtgagttatctttgacaaaaaaaaaaaaagtgcgtGCGTACAAAGTACACATGtcagaagtgaaacttctttggCGAACTAATTTATCAGTCCTGTCTATATTTATACAAATCTAAAACTTTAGATTTCCGAGACTTAAAGGAAGGGAAAAAGGAAGATATGTTAGGAATTTAAttgtcattaaaatattaaaagtgttgaaaattaatataaattataaatttagtttgTGGATATTTGAACCCATTATATACAGCCATTACTGGaatgttatttttgtttaatgcGTTAAGACATGTGTTGCATAAAGCAATTTTGTCGTTTGACACATGAGgaagaattatatttaatatctcTTTGTGTTGAATAGATGCAGATTTTAAATCTTCTTCAAACCACAATCTATCACATACTGAGCAAACATGCCCAAACgagttattgataaatttttccttAAATTCCTTGTGAGCATTTTGATGCCTGTGAAAAGTAGAATAAGGTACACGTAAATCATTATCTTGAATACGTCTCgtattatttctaatattgACATTATGATTTTCATCatcgatattattattattaatattattattatcaccattattgttattattgttattattattattattattagcattaataatatttgatgatgtttgaaaatcttcaataATGTTTTCTGAAAGgtttatcaatgatttttttcttgctctaaACTCACGAACACGTTCTCttgaagttttatttttttcaattggtAAAGTCGAAGTCGAAGGTTGAGAATTTTCTTGTTCTTGATGTACTTCAACTTCAACAGTGATTCGCGTCAAATAATTTGACTCTtgattttcttcatttttgtCTTTTTCGAGCTCTGTAGTCACGACTACGCTCTGCTGGAGTTTTTGGTTTAGTTTTTGTAATGATGGACGATGAGATATTCAACTCTTGGCTAGCTGCATTTTTTAAAGCCTTTTTCCGCTCTCTAAATTCACGTGAACGTTCTGTTGATGTTTTACCTGGCCGTCTaacagatattttatttttaattgtttcacATTCTCGCACCACAATTTTTGGCATTGCGATCTGAAAATGAAAagttatttgaatttaatatttaataaaaataattaaagagaattattaaaatacatttattttatattgtttgaaaaataatatagtaaAATCTCagatgttaaatattaaattaaaattcctcgtgattttttgtaaatagtaaaaatacctgacctcaatttaaatttatacaaaatcATTGTAAATTAATGATAACTATAGAAATTCCAggttttaaactaaaattttgtcaagagaatttatgaaatattgttatttatattttatgcaaaatgatttattgaaattttaaatgacgaattgtaaataaaaatgccACGTGTTTTTTGTcaatattagaaattattaattaaatttttttttttgaacttaaaatttagaaaagcgaatttatcaaatatttttattttatggaaaatgatttattgaattattaaatgacgAGTGGCAAGTTGAAATGCAACatgttatttgtaaatattaaaactacCTAACCTTCAAACCAATTAGcctaaaaattgtaaataaacaaaaagatAACAGATATATTACTTACTTCGAGTAACTGCTTAGTATAGGAcgactttaaaatttatcacaaaatattattcataaagtttatttataaatttaactcaCTGTTTATACACTGCATAAGTGctaataatattgtaaatagaTGAAAGATCTGCGTTTACTGCAAATGACGTTATGCGACAGATTTGCCATCTAAAGTTCTAATAATTAACTAGTAAACGAATACACAAACCAATATAGCATGTATTATTTCTCAATATCCCTTATTCTCTCTCTCGTTCAATCTTTCTCACTATAGCTCTCTCCCACCTCTCGCTCCATGGCACTGTGCGTGATACGACAATCGCTCTATCTCACTTTTTTTCTCGATCTTTCTCACTTGCTTGCTCCCTACTCTCACTCCATCGCTAGTTGCTTCATGCTACGTTCGCCCTGTCTTACTCTCTCTCAATCGGTCTCGAtcgctctctctctcttttttgaCACTTCCGTTGCATACTTGCGTGACGttacatttgtaaaaattttaccctCATGCgcctaaagaagtttcacttcaaaaatcgaaaaaaagtgatattttcgaattacttcgaaattgtTTATCTAAtcaatttgtatttaaaagtaatacAGAGGATTCgaaaaattgcgtcgaatgttgccaaccacgtgaaaatcgatttattcatttaaaagtaattgcagtttgaaaatttaaagaatagcattttattaaacctttatcagacttttaagctcaaagagctcaaaaacgtcataagtgcaattttaagcattcaggtatggaattagcgggaagttgccgAGATGGCCTTTACGgttaaccgttttcctaacttttttaatagtaaaatttcgtACTAAGGTATCATTATGGTTCCGGCGCTCGAGAAGAAGCAGATATTTCAGGTCTATGCCTTTGGCTTGACCTCTCGGAGATAACCTACTATTTTCAATATGCATATATGtccaattttcattaaaatttggCCTCTTTGAGGGGTTAAAGGGCAAATTTTCCCACTTTTAACCCCCGACAGTCATTTACCGGCTAGCGCGATGCGTCTCGCGGATCAGCTCGTGATCGGAGACTCAGTACGCTATTGTTTTTCGATGTGTGTACATGTCCAAAAGTTAAACGTTGTGTAACGTTCGTCAAATCTTCTGTATTGTGACAAGGTAAGTTATTACGATTGATTTTAAGTTTCAGGAACCTAGCAGTTCGGCTCACCAGCCGCAGCGGCAGCGGTGACGGCTCAAAGGTGACAGTCAACGGGTCTGTGGAGAGACGAGAGGAAGTTACGCCTCGCTCAGCTAGTCTCTTAGATAACTAAGCCGCACCCGTAGCCGCTGCGGGTCGCATATAGTTGAGACTCATGTTCTCTATAAAATGGCTTAATGTTTATAGCCTTATTGCAGTCATGGCGGCTCGATTATTTCAACCACATGACAAATGCATATAAACAAATGAGTGTATTTCATACTCTTTGTTTTAGCTCGCTGACTTTTCTCGAGCTTATTCAAGTTATTGGTAAATTTGCCATTAAATCattctgaaatttttcagATGAACTGGTCCACGTTGGAAGATTTATTAGAGGAGTCTGCTCCTACGGAAGCAGAAGATCGAGTTTTGGATCGGTTGAAGCTGTTAGCCCAGGAGTCTTTACCAGAAGGTTGGAATATCTGGAAAATGATGGACTTATCAATACAGGATTTATTTGATCCGGAGCTAGAAGTAAATCCTCAGGTGTTGAACAAGTTGCGTTTTGCCCTTCCAACGGTAGGGATAGCAAAAGCTTTCAATCCTTCAGCAACGGATCTACCAGAAAAGACTTACAGGGATGATAAAGTAAATATGATTCGTTGGTCATTTTGTCGTGGGTTGATCATTAGTCCTTCAAATTTCAGCTGCTCAGGTTCAGCTGCTCAGGCAGAGATATTTCTGCACGCGGTAGCGCCAGTAAAAGAACGGTGTGTGTCACGTAAGGTTGCGGCGAATGAATTGCGACTGGAGACTAAAAACAATGAGGAAGGTCAGTCGAATGGAACGAAAAGACCTTCAAATGATTCAAGCAGTGGAGGTCCAGGTGAAAAGAGGTCCAGGTTAGATGAAATGGAGGATCAAATGCATAATATGTTCAGTATAttgttagaaaaaattgaagacTTGAAAGAGAATCGCGGTACTAAAAATGAAAGCGAGAGATCAAGTGAGGAGGATGATTCTTCGGAGAGTGATAGTGAGTCAGCTGCGGAGGAAGATCATTCAGTGGTTTTGGAGTGGACTCCTCCGAAATTGGAGGATCCTCTTGTAGAGCCTTCCAATGACTTGAAAGCTTTGTCACTAGCTCCACTAGTGAAAGAAAAGGAACCAAAGATTCCTCCACCTTCAGCGAGTATTAAAGAGCAGGGTATTGCTTGTCAGAAACTGGGCTCGGCTAGTTGGAATAGAATTATGTACAAAGAGGTGCAAAAGAAACTTCAGGCTTCTCCAGTGTTTGACACCTTGAAAGTGAATTCTTATTCTGCGGAGAATATGATGAAATTCGGGACAAAAGTGTCTTTTCGGATGACAGAAGAAATAAGAGATTTAATCAAGTTAGGAGTAATCAAAGAAACGAAGAGCTCATCAGGTTTCATTTCTCCAATGTTCCTTATTCCAAAGCCAGATGGCTTAGCTCGGCAAATTTTCAACCTGTTCCAGTTGAACCAATtcttaaaaccaaaaaaatttcgctTAGTAAACCAGCAAAAAGTCCCGAAGTTTCTACAGCAGAACGATTTTCTAGTAAAGGTGGATATTTCAAAAGCTTATTTTCATATTCCAGTAAAGAAAAGTCATCAACGTTTTCTCTGCGTGGCATACAAGGGTCGAATTTACGAATTCACTTGCCTTCCGTTTGGTCTAGCGACAGCTCCTCTTGCTTTCTCCAGAATCAGCAACTGGCTGGCGAGTCTATTTCGTCAGTTAGGAATGAGAGTGCTTGTGTACCTGGacgattttttatttgcaaatCAGGATGAAGCGGTGTTGAAAGAGCAGATAGAGAAAGTAATAGAAATACTCCAAATGTTCGGTTGGGTGGTGAATTTCAAGAAGTCAGAGTTGAAACCAACCAAAGAGATTGTCTTCCTAGGAATCAAGTGGAACACGCAATCAAACTGTATGTGGCTGCCAGAGGACAAGAAGGACCGAATTCTCAAGATAATTCAGCAGATCAGAACATCAGAGAAGTAGAATTGGACAATCGGAGCGTCACTGTTGAGTCAGTTAAACTTTGCTGCGTTAGTGACTCCACTAGGTCGTCTATTTTCTCGCAATCTTCAGAGAACATTCAGGAAACTTCCAGAAGCGAAACCAAAGAAGTCCCAGATAATGGATTCAAAGGCGTTAGAAGACTGCGTATGGTGGCAGGAGAACTTGCATCAGACCAGACAGATATTCAAGAGGAACACAGAGTGCTTTCTGACGACAGATGCCTCGGATCTGGGCTGGGGTTTTCACTTGGAGGGAGTCTTGGAGTCGGGAACTTGGACCCAGGAACAGACCAGCTGGCATATAAATCGCAAAGAGCTCTTTACGGTATTGATTGCGATTCGGAAATACAAAGagattttgaaaaacaaaGTGGTCTTGTTGCAGTCGGACAACAAGACAGTTGTTGCCTATATTCGGAAGCAGGGAGGAACTCGGTCGCAGATCTTACAAGAGTTAGTGAAACAGTTGTTAGTAGAATTACATCAGCATCACATTCAACTGACTCCATTTTATCTACCCGGACGCTACAATTGCATAGCAGACAGGCTGTCCAGGGGAATTCGACTTCCGGATTGGCACTTGAGAAGCAGTGCAACCAGGATGATTTTCAGCAAGTTCGGAATACCTCAGATAGATCTTTTTTCATCAAACGAGTCAAAAGTAGTTCCGAACTATGTATCAATGGATGCCAACGACAGAGAAGCTTGTTTCATAAATGCCTTCAGTCAGCCGTGGAAAGTGGACTTAGCGTGGGTATTTCCACCACCACCATTGATCCCCAAGGTTTTCCAACACCTGAACAATGCGAGAGGTTTCTTCTTGGTAGTAGCTCCTCGGTGGGAGAAGACATTTTGGAGGGCGGATCTGAAGAACAGGAGCGTTGCGGCTCCGTTCCTACTGTGGAATCTGGAGCTTCACTTAGTCGATGTGTCGACAGGGTGGCCACCCCAGGAGGTCAAAAATCTGTATTTAGAGGTTTGGAAGATACGGGGTGGAATGAATTGACATCAGGCTTGTGTACACAAGATGTGGAGCTGGTTTCTTCGGCATGGAGGGATTCAACGTGGAAGACGTATGCTTCTTCTTGGAAACAATGGAGACTATGGTGTAAAGATAATGAGGTGATACATAGTAATCCTGATCCGCAGCAACTTGCCTCTTAGTCAAAGCTGTGCTCACATCCAGTGGTGAAATCCATCTTGAAAGCTATGAGCATTAAATAAGCAAAGAAAGTGattctgtgaaaaaatatttagaacaTTGGAACGTTAATTGACTGGTTAAAAGAAAATCCGCCGAAGGAAGATAGTTTATTTGAAGTTTCAAGGCATACGGCAGTTTTATTGTTGTTGGCTTCTGGTAGAAGGATTCATGATCTCACTTTGTTATCTACTGCTCCGAATTCTAtgatattagaaaaaaattccattatttTCTGGTCAATTTTTGGATCAAAAACGGATTCGGTGGATCGTCGACAGTCAGGTTGGGAGTTAAAGAAGGCAAAGCAAAAGATATTTGACTTGGTCTATTGGATTAATCGTCTGATTACGCTGTCAACAAGCCGAAGGCAAGCGGTTTCAGATCTAGTGAATCTTTTTATATCAACCAGAGGAAAGGTCAGGGCGGCTTCGAGAACAATCATTGCTGGTTggattaaaatgattttttcaactcTAAATATTAAGGCAACTCCAGATTCTATGCGTTCGGCTGTTGCATCGtatagttttgaaaaaaatgagaatgTAGAGGACATTTTAAAACGGGGAAATTGGAATGGAccgaataattttttcaagtattaTTGCAAGTTTGtggaaaaatcaaaatcataaacaatcatatcggttacttggattttttaattttttaattttgtatctttttgtaaagaaaaaaaaattttttttttcctaatagtcttatgaatgtagacttggcgtgatttttaacttcccgctaagaaaatcggagattttcaaaaatcgggaagttattgttttcaccgttttgcaaaaatcgagttttcatcggatctcgacgtttgaaggtcacaggaagcttccctgactatccccgcgaggttgtcacggtgtctgtatgtatgtgtgtgtgtggtaggtgtgtgtgtgtgtgtgtgtgtgtgtgtgtgtgtgtgtgtgtgtgtgtgtgtgtgtgtgtgtgtgtgtgtgtatgtgtgaaagtatgtgaaccgcttataacttttgaacggcttgaccgatttaatcgcgattggtgccattcgaaagggcttgaccaaacttagattttgaaaactatttggaccgattcagatcaatagattttgagaaattttaaaaaaactgaaaaaaaaattttttttaaatgtggtttttttggaataacttttaaacggcttaaaggttcaattccaaaaactaatcagctcttaaccttaaaaaaccacgtcgatcgctaccagtccggtcaaaatcggttgattcgttcgagagatatcgtaaacgaaagaaaaccgaaaaaagtgttttttcggaataactccaaaattcctagcgcgattaattcaaaatttaaaattctttgtgaggcttaaaaaactgcgtcgaatgcttctaaccgcgtgaaaatcggtttattcattcaaaagttattgcggtttaaaaattcaaaaaatagtgtcttatcaaatctctatcagacttttgagctcgaagagctttaaagcataggaaagcaatctcttcgAGCTCgtaaagctcaaaataacccagaaattgtatttttgagctcgaagagctcaaaaacgtcattggtgcaattttaagcgcctaagtatggaattagcgggaagttgcagggatggccttcagggtcaaccgttttcctaatttttttttacagtaaaactgtttttgttcggattatagatacaggaatggccttttgtttgtttgtaAGGGGTGTGACGCGCctctatattttatataaatttatataaaataattattagttattaaaaataaaataagaacagatttagaaaatattttatgagaGTGCGAGAGAAAAGACAGCCGCGCGCAGCCTATCCGGAGAAAAGAAGGAGACGGCGAAGAACGCCGAGAAACAAGCGAGAGTAGTAGGGGAAGCAGCCTGGGAAGTCCCGTAGCATAGTTTCCGCGCACGCCGTGAGGCAGCGAGGTGTCGCTCAGACTGTTCGCCCGAAGAGTATTGCTTCTGAGTTGttaaaagcaattttttgatCAGTTTTTGCCAGATCAGCTTGGGCTTCCGAGCGAGTGGTACACTCTGCGGAAAAGTTACAAGTGCTGTGTTGTGAGCAGTTGGAATTGTTATATACTTTAAGTATAGACTTTCTATAATTAATCTGCCCGCACAGTGGATCGCTTTGTCGCCAGGTTGACCTGAGGTACTTAGGTCACCGAACAACCTCTATTGCACGGCGAGAGGTGAGGCTGTGGTACATAGTCTGTCGTTTTCGAACGAATATTGTGGGAAATAGCTAGGAGGTTGGTGACACCTGGGCTTGGAGGTATTCCTCGTCAGAACACCTAGGGGGATATACGGCTGGGCGTCGAGGTACTTGACAAATCCCGGTATCTCTATATTTGGACAACCGAGCCTCTCTTGGTTGATAGAGGGAACTGGGGAGAGTTAGATAGATCCGCGCAGCGGTTTGCCACTCTTTACCCCCTCCACTTTCTTAATTGACAACTTATACCAAACGCATACCACAACaaaaagcataaaaataaaaagaaatattaagtGGCAATGGTGGCACCACTACTCGAAAAAATAACACTAGTGAATTTTTACTAACCTCAAAAGTACTTCCCCCATGTGTGTTTGAATAGGtgcgaaaaattcttaagcaagaaaaaattataaattttgaaggaTGAGTGGCGATAAAGTAGTTGCTAAAAGACAAGCCCATGCAAAATGCTTTGCAAAGGATTGCAGTCATAGAAAAAATACgcataattgtatttttttagtgtTTCCTACCAATCTAGATAggtgttcggtgaacaaggcccagtagcgattaactcgctcctgggggactcccaaattcaagagacgcacctgtccaccgctagttcccgcaaaattGAACCGCCAATggaaaatcagcctctcgatcacgccatgaatcgaccgctttattgggtgatcgctcccgctagacatgcgcaatagccttcttccccaagtcaacgaggaagaagacgaactattattattatctttcgcttccacgctttcgctgcatgaagtcgccattaattccgctttactttcgcttattgttaattaaccgcacttcgctatttttataatttaaattgcttaaattaaccgctaataacTCGCTTCAgtttgttacagataaattgtgttatttgtgcatttatttcaccgcttttacAGTGCCGGCAGAGTGTTcacccacgtgtcaaccggcatCGCTTGTGCTACCCAcgctgtaaattataaatccgcttttatcttaacaatccgctattaaacatattaaatattgagtgtatttaaTGTGAATAAATTACTTgtgttaattttgataataatttacgtgttttaattgagatatccagacctaaacctgatccccgcttttccgctctttcagtTATTATTCATTGGTCCCTCGAGCCGGATCAGGCTGGCTCTatctcaattaatttaattaatcataccGCTAAAAATTGTGCTGTGTTAAGTGAAGTGTAATACCGCTAGGAAAGGTCGAGTGTCAGGGGCATCGCGGAGCACATCGGGTGCTGCTCCTGGTAGTCATTCGTACACCGGTACGCTGAACTTTCCGCTTTAATTGACTGAAAACTCGATCTTGGTCCTATATTAAACGCCGCAATGCAGTTTGAAACAGCTATTGCTATGCAAAAGCAGTACCTGGATACTTTGTACGCCATGGTGGATCGCTTAACGAATGAGGAGCTTAACTCGCTGACAATCACCGCTATTGAGTCAGTGGAAACACAAAGCTCCAGGATTTGGCTTGACATCACTAATTTGAACTCGCTGATCTTTGAGACGTACCCGGAAGTACTTGAACACGAGTACCACATCGGGAATCATTATACTAATGCTCACGCCACCTATGCAATCTTGGAGACCCGCATAGCCACCCGCAAAGACGTCATTCAGCAGGAGATTGATGCCAGAGATGCCGCACAAACACAACAAAACCTGGCTATGCACAGCACCGCTTTCATGGGAGGCTCATCGGGTACTGGACTCCCAAAAATTAAGCTCCAGAGCTTCTCTGGAGACTTTAAGCGCTGGGGATCATTTAGTCAGCTCTTCTCTGATATTGCTATTGACAATGCACTTCTGAAAAACAGCCAGAGGATGCATTATTTGAAGACATTCACCAAAGATGAAGCACACCAGCTTATTGGTAACATGTCATCCACTGATGAGTCATTTGAGCCCGCTTGGAATCTTTTGAAAAGCCGCTATTCCAATCCTCGCCGCGTTGTATCATCACATCTTGAAGAC contains the following coding sequences:
- the LOC123271735 gene encoding uncharacterized protein LOC123271735, with the protein product MQFETAIAMQKQYLDTLYAMVDRLTNEELNSLTITAIESVETQSSRIWLDITNLNSLIFETYPEVLEHEYHIGNHYTNAHATYAILETRIATRKDVIQQEIDARDAAQTQQNLAMHSTAFMGGSSGTGLPKIKLQSFSGDFKRWGSFSQLFSDIAIDNALLKNSQRMHYLKTFTKDEAHQLIGNMSSTDESFEPAWNLLKSRYSNPRRVVSSHLEDLLVGESVPARSAAKLDSLLLSNQKALDSIKAQGVPVDHWDLIIIHLTLRRLPPAVREDWETNLGLTDKMPTYVQLHEFLKSKVRAWENLEPASEPKKQPEGYKTGGSRSNKPQKTKSSYTAIQYKGKPRRNCPLCPEEHYMLFCPIFKAATLEERIDIVEKYRLCYNCLGPHRVADCKTAQGCRKCSQRHHTSIHRDAPPKSASQTLADTARSVAR